Proteins from one Mesoplodon densirostris isolate mMesDen1 chromosome 1, mMesDen1 primary haplotype, whole genome shotgun sequence genomic window:
- the SFXN2 gene encoding sideroflexin-2 isoform X2: protein MVEKSRMGTVPPGTRVEQLLYAKKLYDSAFHPDTGDKMNVIGRMSFQVPGGMIITGFMLQFYRTIPAVIFWQWVNQSFNALVNYTNRNAASPTSVRQMAVSYITATTAAVATAVGMNTLTKRAPPLVGRWVPFAAVAAANCVNIPMMRQQELIQGICVKDRNHNEIGHSRRAAAIGITQVVISRITMAAPGMILLPVVMERLEKLRCMKRIRVLHAPLQVLLSGCFLIFMVPVACALFPQKCELPVSYLEPELQDTIKAKYGEPVPYVYFNKGL from the exons ATGGTGGAGAAGAGCAG GATGGGGACCGTGCCCCCAGGCACGCGAGTGGAGCAGCTGCTCTATGCCAAGAAGCTGTACGACTCGGCCTTCCACCCTGACACCGGGGACAAGATGAACGTCATTGGGCGGATGTCCTTCCAGGTCCCCGGGGGCATGATCATCACGGGCTTCATGCTCCAGTTCTACAG GACGATACCGGCAGTGATCTTCTGGCAGTGGGTGAACCAGTCCTTCAATGCCTTAGTCAACTACACCAACAGGAATGCAGCTTCCCCCACGTCGGTCAG GCAGATGGCCGTTTCCTACATCACTGCCACAACCGCTGCGGTGGCCACTGCTGTGGGCATGAACACGTTGACAAAG AGGGCCCCGCCCCTGGTGGGCCGCTGGGTGCCCTTTGCCGCTGTGGCTGCGGCTAACTGTGTCAACATCCCAATGATGCGACAGCA GGAACTCATCCAGGGCATCTGCGTGAAGGacaggaaccacaatgagattggTCATTCCCGG AGAGCTGCGGCCATAGGCATCACTCAAGTGGTTATTTCTCGGATCACCATGGCAGCCCCTGGCATGA TCCTGCTGCCGGTCGTCATGGAAAGGCTGGAGAAACTGCGCTGCATGAAG AGAATCCGGGTGCTGCATGCCCCATTGCAGGTTCTGCTGTCCGGGTGCTT CCTCATCTTCATGGTGCCAGTGGCATGTGCGCTGTTCCCGCAGAAATG TGAATTGCCAGTTTCCTATCTGGAACCAGAGCTCCAAGACACTATCAAGGCCAAGTATGGAGAACCTGTGCCTTATGTCTACTTCAATAAGGGTCTCTAA
- the SFXN2 gene encoding sideroflexin-2 isoform X1, producing MEADLSGFNIDAPRWDQCTFLGRVKHFFNVTDPRTVLVPEWELDWAKVMVEKSRMGTVPPGTRVEQLLYAKKLYDSAFHPDTGDKMNVIGRMSFQVPGGMIITGFMLQFYRTIPAVIFWQWVNQSFNALVNYTNRNAASPTSVRQMAVSYITATTAAVATAVGMNTLTKRAPPLVGRWVPFAAVAAANCVNIPMMRQQELIQGICVKDRNHNEIGHSRRAAAIGITQVVISRITMAAPGMILLPVVMERLEKLRCMKRIRVLHAPLQVLLSGCFLIFMVPVACALFPQKCELPVSYLEPELQDTIKAKYGEPVPYVYFNKGL from the exons ATGGAGGCTGACCTGTCTGGCTTTAATATCGATGCCCCCCGTTGGGACCAGTGCACTTTCCTAGGGCGGGTGAAGCATTTCTTCAATGTCACGGACCCCCGCACCGTCCTGGTACCAGAGTGGGAGCTGGACTGGGCCAAAGTGATGGTGGAGAAGAGCAG GATGGGGACCGTGCCCCCAGGCACGCGAGTGGAGCAGCTGCTCTATGCCAAGAAGCTGTACGACTCGGCCTTCCACCCTGACACCGGGGACAAGATGAACGTCATTGGGCGGATGTCCTTCCAGGTCCCCGGGGGCATGATCATCACGGGCTTCATGCTCCAGTTCTACAG GACGATACCGGCAGTGATCTTCTGGCAGTGGGTGAACCAGTCCTTCAATGCCTTAGTCAACTACACCAACAGGAATGCAGCTTCCCCCACGTCGGTCAG GCAGATGGCCGTTTCCTACATCACTGCCACAACCGCTGCGGTGGCCACTGCTGTGGGCATGAACACGTTGACAAAG AGGGCCCCGCCCCTGGTGGGCCGCTGGGTGCCCTTTGCCGCTGTGGCTGCGGCTAACTGTGTCAACATCCCAATGATGCGACAGCA GGAACTCATCCAGGGCATCTGCGTGAAGGacaggaaccacaatgagattggTCATTCCCGG AGAGCTGCGGCCATAGGCATCACTCAAGTGGTTATTTCTCGGATCACCATGGCAGCCCCTGGCATGA TCCTGCTGCCGGTCGTCATGGAAAGGCTGGAGAAACTGCGCTGCATGAAG AGAATCCGGGTGCTGCATGCCCCATTGCAGGTTCTGCTGTCCGGGTGCTT CCTCATCTTCATGGTGCCAGTGGCATGTGCGCTGTTCCCGCAGAAATG TGAATTGCCAGTTTCCTATCTGGAACCAGAGCTCCAAGACACTATCAAGGCCAAGTATGGAGAACCTGTGCCTTATGTCTACTTCAATAAGGGTCTCTAA